A window of the Streptomyces formicae genome harbors these coding sequences:
- a CDS encoding GntR family transcriptional regulator, which produces MGTTGSEHGQLADDRALLGRTSTAERVADILRTRIAEGFFRPGGRLSEDSIGTALGVSRNTLREAFRLLTHERLLVHQLNRGVFVRVLAVEDVEDIYRTRRLVECAVVRGLGKPPFAVDGLRTAVIAGEQAAYVEDWQGVSTANIHFHRELVALARSVRTDELMRGVLAELRLAFHVVDDPRGLHEPYLVRNREILEALKEGKRDGAERLLAAYLDDSRTQLVRVYAGLLQDGDAVER; this is translated from the coding sequence GTGGGGACGACGGGGTCCGAACACGGCCAACTGGCGGACGACCGCGCACTGCTGGGCCGGACGAGCACGGCCGAGCGGGTCGCCGACATCCTGCGCACCCGGATCGCCGAGGGCTTCTTCCGTCCCGGGGGCCGGCTCTCGGAGGACAGCATCGGCACCGCGCTCGGCGTCTCGCGCAACACGCTCCGCGAGGCCTTCCGCCTGCTGACCCACGAGCGCCTGCTCGTCCACCAGCTCAACCGCGGCGTGTTCGTGCGCGTCCTCGCCGTCGAGGACGTCGAGGACATCTACCGCACCCGCCGGCTCGTCGAGTGCGCGGTCGTCCGCGGGCTCGGCAAGCCGCCGTTCGCCGTCGACGGGCTGCGCACCGCCGTCATCGCCGGTGAGCAGGCGGCATACGTGGAGGACTGGCAGGGTGTCTCCACCGCCAACATCCACTTCCATCGGGAGCTCGTCGCGCTCGCGCGCAGCGTCCGCACCGACGAGCTCATGCGCGGCGTCCTCGCCGAACTCCGCCTCGCCTTCCACGTCGTGGACGACCCTCGCGGGCTCCACGAGCCGTATCTCGTGCGAAACCGGGAGATTCTCGAAGCCCTCAAAGAAGGGAAGCGGGACGGTGCGGAGCGGCTGCTCGCCGCCTACCTCGACGACTCGCGCACCCAGCTCGTGCGGGTGTACGCGGGGCTGCTCCAGGACGGGGACGCGGTGGAGCGCTGA
- a CDS encoding MFS transporter, whose product MSTTQTQPKQGERPDDTGAFAFLRALGPRGRRAFGGAFGGYALDSYDFFTLPLSMVAIAAYFSLDSGQTGLLTTVTLVVSAVGGALAGILADRIGRVRALMITVITYAVFTVACGFAPNYETLLVFRALQGLGFGGEWAVGAILVAEYATARHRGRTLGAVQSAWAAGWALAVVVYTLVFQFLDADTAWRVMFWTGALPALLVVYIRRNVTDAPEAAERRRASSERGSFAAIFQSDLRRTTLFAVLLSTGVQGGYYTLATWVPTYLKSERGLTVVGTGAYLTFLISGAFIGYLTGGWLTDVLGRKKNIALFAVLSAACILAYTNIPSGANGLLLVLGFPLGFCMSAIFSGFGSFLAELYPTAVRGTGQGFTYNTGRAVGAFFPTLVGFLAGSWGVGGALVFGAVGYGLAVVALLGLPETRGRELV is encoded by the coding sequence ATGAGTACGACCCAGACGCAGCCGAAGCAGGGCGAACGACCCGACGACACCGGCGCGTTCGCCTTTCTTCGCGCGCTCGGCCCGCGCGGCCGCCGGGCCTTCGGCGGCGCGTTCGGCGGATACGCCCTGGACTCCTACGACTTCTTCACGCTGCCGCTGAGCATGGTGGCCATCGCCGCCTACTTCAGCCTCGACAGCGGCCAGACCGGGCTGCTGACCACCGTCACGCTCGTCGTGTCGGCCGTCGGCGGTGCACTGGCCGGGATCCTGGCCGACCGCATCGGCCGGGTCCGGGCGCTGATGATCACCGTGATCACGTACGCGGTGTTCACCGTCGCCTGCGGCTTCGCCCCCAACTACGAGACCCTGCTGGTCTTCCGCGCGCTCCAGGGCCTGGGCTTCGGCGGCGAGTGGGCGGTCGGTGCGATCCTCGTCGCCGAGTACGCCACGGCCAGGCACCGCGGCCGCACACTCGGCGCGGTCCAGAGCGCCTGGGCCGCCGGCTGGGCCCTCGCGGTCGTCGTCTACACGCTGGTGTTCCAGTTCCTCGACGCGGACACGGCGTGGCGGGTCATGTTCTGGACGGGTGCGCTGCCCGCCCTGCTCGTCGTCTACATCCGGCGCAACGTGACGGATGCGCCGGAGGCGGCGGAGCGCCGGCGCGCAAGCAGCGAACGCGGCTCGTTCGCGGCGATATTCCAGAGCGACCTGCGGCGCACGACGCTCTTCGCGGTGCTGCTCTCCACCGGAGTCCAGGGCGGTTACTACACGCTCGCGACCTGGGTGCCGACCTATCTCAAGTCCGAGCGCGGGCTCACGGTCGTCGGCACGGGGGCCTATCTGACCTTCCTCATATCCGGCGCCTTCATCGGCTATCTCACCGGCGGCTGGCTCACGGACGTGCTGGGCCGCAAGAAGAACATCGCCCTGTTCGCCGTGCTCTCCGCCGCCTGCATCCTGGCGTACACGAACATCCCGTCGGGGGCGAACGGACTGCTGCTCGTGCTCGGTTTCCCGCTCGGCTTCTGCATGTCGGCGATATTCAGCGGCTTCGGCTCGTTCCTCGCCGAGCTGTATCCGACGGCCGTGCGCGGGACGGGCCAGGGCTTCACGTACAACACCGGGCGCGCGGTGGGGGCGTTCTTCCCCACGCTCGTCGGATTCCTGGCGGGGAGCTGGGGCGTCGGCGGCGCCCTGGTCTTCGGCGCGGTCGGTTACGGCCTGGCGGTGGTGGCGCTGCTCGGGCTGCCCGAGACCCGCGGACGAGAGCTCGTGTAA
- a CDS encoding LamB/YcsF family protein — MTWASIDLNADLGEGFGRWRLTDDEQLLSVVTSANVACGFHAGDASTMRQVCAMAAERKVRIGAQVSYRDLAGFGRRSMDVPAAELAAETAYQIGALEVFARAAGSRVSYVKPHGALYNRVVHDEEQAEAVVEGIMLTGERLPVLGLPGSRLHTMAEKAGLPVVTEAFADRAYRVDGTLVPRGQEGAVVTDPGEVVERSVSMARFGVVTSLCGRPVGVRARSLCLHGDTPGAVGLARRVRSQLETSGVRVEAFV, encoded by the coding sequence ATGACCTGGGCTTCGATCGACCTCAACGCCGACCTCGGCGAGGGCTTCGGCCGCTGGCGGCTGACCGACGACGAGCAGCTGCTCTCCGTCGTCACCAGCGCCAATGTGGCCTGTGGCTTCCACGCCGGGGACGCGTCCACCATGCGGCAGGTCTGCGCCATGGCGGCGGAGCGCAAGGTGCGGATCGGCGCCCAGGTGTCCTACCGGGACCTGGCCGGTTTCGGCCGCCGGTCGATGGATGTGCCGGCCGCCGAACTGGCCGCCGAGACCGCCTATCAGATAGGGGCGCTGGAGGTGTTCGCCCGCGCCGCCGGTTCACGCGTCTCGTACGTCAAGCCGCACGGGGCGCTGTACAACCGCGTCGTCCACGACGAGGAACAGGCGGAGGCCGTCGTCGAGGGGATCATGCTCACCGGCGAGCGGCTGCCGGTGCTGGGGCTGCCGGGCTCCCGGCTGCACACGATGGCCGAGAAGGCCGGACTCCCCGTCGTCACCGAGGCGTTCGCGGACCGGGCCTACCGGGTGGACGGCACCCTCGTGCCACGGGGGCAGGAGGGCGCCGTCGTCACCGACCCCGGCGAGGTGGTCGAGCGGTCGGTGTCCATGGCCCGGTTCGGAGTGGTCACCTCGCTGTGCGGCCGGCCGGTGGGTGTGCGCGCCCGCTCGCTCTGTCTGCACGGCGACACTCCCGGAGCGGTCGGCCTGGCCCGCCGGGTGCGGTCCCAGCTGGAGACGTCGGGGGTCCGGGTGGAGGCCTTCGTATGA
- the pxpB gene encoding 5-oxoprolinase subunit PxpB, whose amino-acid sequence MRLLRVGDGALLVELGSGAEAESLHAELLRRRAAGTLPAIREIVPAARTVLLDGIAEPARLAAELPGWDIPPLAPDSGEAVEIPVRYDGPDLAEVAALWRVGTDEVARLHSAAEFHVAFCGFAPGFGYLTGLGERFAVPRRTTPRTSVPAGSVALAGPYTGVYPRSSPGGWQLIGTTDSALWDPAREPAALLSPGVRVRFVPVGAGAGR is encoded by the coding sequence ATGAGACTGCTGCGCGTCGGCGACGGGGCGCTGCTGGTGGAGCTGGGCAGCGGCGCGGAGGCCGAGTCACTCCACGCCGAGCTGCTGCGCCGTCGCGCCGCGGGCACCCTCCCCGCGATACGGGAGATCGTTCCGGCGGCCCGGACCGTGCTGCTCGACGGGATCGCGGAGCCCGCACGGCTGGCCGCCGAGCTGCCCGGCTGGGACATACCGCCCCTCGCCCCGGATTCCGGGGAGGCGGTCGAGATACCCGTGCGCTACGACGGGCCCGATCTGGCGGAGGTCGCGGCGCTCTGGAGGGTCGGCACGGACGAGGTCGCGCGCCTTCACTCGGCGGCGGAATTCCATGTCGCCTTCTGCGGGTTCGCGCCCGGGTTCGGCTATCTGACGGGGCTCGGCGAGCGGTTCGCGGTACCGCGGCGGACCACGCCCCGTACCTCGGTGCCGGCGGGATCGGTCGCGCTGGCCGGGCCGTACACCGGTGTGTATCCCCGCTCCTCCCCCGGTGGCTGGCAGCTGATCGGGACCACGGACTCGGCCCTGTGGGATCCCGCTCGGGAGCCTGCCGCGTTGCTGTCCCCGGGTGTCCGGGTGCGGTTCGTGCCCGTCGGCGCGGGGGCGGGCCGGTGA
- a CDS encoding biotin-dependent carboxyltransferase family protein, with amino-acid sequence MTDRALAVVRAGVLTTVQDLGRPGYAHLGVPRSGALDPGALRLVNRLVGNPEGAAVLETTLTGCAVRPRRAVTVAVGGAPCAVRVAGRPVAWGAPVRVPAEALLEVGAAARGVRSYVAFAGGVEAEPVLGSRSTDLLSGLGPAPLEDGTVLPLGVPAGPPGRLDGTPWPAPPSELVLRVRLGPRDDWFTAAALRTLATGAYRVSAASNRIGLRTDGPPLERAEQAVRAELPSEGMVLGAVQVPPDGRPVVFLADHPTTGGYPVVAVVRDADLGAAAQAAPGTPVRFVPAAGPGRSSGAP; translated from the coding sequence GTGACGGACCGGGCCCTCGCGGTCGTGCGGGCCGGGGTGTTGACGACCGTGCAGGACCTGGGCCGTCCGGGATACGCACACCTCGGAGTGCCGCGCTCCGGAGCGCTCGACCCGGGCGCGCTGCGCCTCGTCAACCGGCTCGTGGGCAACCCGGAGGGGGCGGCGGTGCTGGAGACCACGCTGACCGGGTGCGCGGTGCGGCCGCGCCGTGCGGTCACGGTGGCGGTCGGCGGGGCGCCGTGCGCCGTCCGTGTGGCCGGCCGGCCGGTGGCCTGGGGTGCGCCGGTACGGGTGCCGGCGGAAGCGCTGCTGGAGGTCGGCGCCGCGGCGCGCGGCGTGCGGAGCTATGTGGCGTTCGCCGGGGGCGTCGAGGCCGAGCCGGTGCTGGGCAGCCGCTCCACGGATCTGCTCTCCGGGCTGGGGCCGGCGCCGCTCGAAGACGGCACCGTGCTGCCGTTGGGCGTGCCTGCCGGGCCGCCGGGCAGGCTGGACGGCACGCCCTGGCCGGCCCCGCCGTCGGAGCTGGTGCTGCGGGTGCGGCTCGGGCCGCGCGACGACTGGTTCACGGCGGCCGCGCTGCGGACCCTCGCCACGGGTGCCTACCGGGTGTCCGCGGCGAGCAACCGCATAGGGCTGCGCACCGACGGACCGCCCCTGGAGAGGGCCGAGCAGGCCGTGCGGGCCGAGCTGCCGAGCGAGGGCATGGTCCTGGGCGCGGTCCAGGTCCCGCCCGACGGGCGGCCCGTGGTGTTCCTCGCCGACCACCCGACGACGGGGGGCTATCCGGTGGTCGCGGTGGTCCGCGACGCGGACCTCGGGGCGGCCGCTCAGGCGGCGCCGGGCACGCCGGTGCGCTTCGTCCCGGCAGCCGGGCCGGGCCGGTCCTCCGGGGCGCCGTAG
- a CDS encoding hydantoinase B/oxoprolinase family protein produces MSGRWEFWIDRGGTFTDIVGRRPDGHLVTRKLLSHNPEHYRDAAVAGIRLLLGLGPDDSVPANRIDVVKMGTTVATNALLERHGEPTVLLITQGFRDALRIAYQNRPRLFERRIVLPEAVYDRVIEVPERVDAHGETVRPLELGAVTEQLAAARRDGFTSAAVVLMHGYRHPAHESAVADAARELGFTQVSCSHEVSPLIKLVPRGDTTVVDAYLSPILRRYVDEVADELRSIRLMFMQSNGGLREAAHFRGKDAVLSGPAGGVVGMARTSEQAGHGRVIGFDMGGTSTDVSHYAGEFERELGTQVAGVRMRAPMMNIHTVAAGGGSVLHFDGRRYRVGPDSAGAVPGPACYRRGGPLTVTDANVMLGRVQPAHFPAVFGPDGDQPLDADVVRERFTALAEEVGKATGTEPTPEDVAAGFLEIAVLNMANAVKKISVQRGHDVTRYALTSFGGAGGQHACAVADALGIDTVIVPPLAGVLSAYGIGLADATAMREQSVEAELNDATLHRVEELCGELADRTRAELREDAVPDEAITTHARVLVRYAGTDTALPVPLGAAAGMREEFESVHRARYAFTMDKPLVVEAVSVEAVGTAGPHGSVAVEEAAQSDAGPQVRATVPMFVDGGRTDTPLHRREELSPGDAVEGPAIIAEADATTVVDPGWRAAVGEGGHLLLTRVVPRPGRVAVGTDVDPVLLEVFNNLFMAIAEQMGVRLENTAHSVNIKERLDFSCALFDAEGNLIANAPHIPVHLGSMGESIKEVLRRNAGELRPGDVYAINDPYHGGTHLPDVTVVTPVFGDDGGRLRFLVASRGHHAEIGGITPGSMPAFSRTIDEEGVLFDNWLLVRDGRLREAETRALLTGAPHPSRDPDTNLADLRAQIAANEKGIAELERMVDEFGLDVVQAYMGHVRSNAEESVRRIVAELDDGSYRYETDGGAIVQVALRVDREARSAVLDFTGTSPQQPGNANAPKSVVMAAVLYVFRTLVTEDIPLNSGCLEPIEVRVPEGSMLAPAYPAATVAGNVETSQAVTGALYAALGVQAEGSGTMNNVTFGNDRVQYYETVASGSGAGDGFDGTDAVQTHMTNSRLTDPEILEWRYPVRVDAFSVRGDSGGAGRWHGGCGVVRRIRFLEPMTVALLTGHRRVQPYGMAGGRPGALGANAVERADGTVEELQGVDSVDVAPGDVLVVRTPGGGGYGAPEDRPGPAAGTKRTGVPGAA; encoded by the coding sequence ATGAGCGGGCGCTGGGAGTTCTGGATCGACCGTGGCGGGACGTTCACCGACATCGTCGGCAGACGCCCCGACGGGCATCTCGTCACCCGCAAACTGCTCTCCCACAACCCGGAGCACTACCGCGACGCGGCCGTCGCCGGTATCCGGCTGCTCCTCGGCCTCGGCCCCGACGACAGCGTGCCGGCGAACCGGATCGACGTCGTCAAGATGGGCACCACCGTCGCCACCAACGCCCTGCTGGAGCGGCACGGCGAACCGACCGTCCTCCTCATCACCCAGGGCTTCCGCGACGCGCTGCGCATCGCCTACCAGAACCGTCCCCGTCTCTTCGAGCGCCGCATCGTCCTCCCCGAGGCCGTGTACGACCGCGTCATCGAAGTACCCGAACGCGTCGACGCACACGGTGAGACCGTCCGCCCCCTCGAACTGGGCGCGGTCACCGAGCAGCTCGCCGCCGCCCGCCGCGACGGCTTCACGAGCGCGGCCGTCGTCCTCATGCACGGCTACCGCCATCCCGCCCACGAGTCCGCGGTCGCCGACGCCGCCCGCGAGCTCGGCTTCACCCAGGTCAGCTGCTCGCACGAGGTCAGCCCGCTGATCAAGCTCGTGCCACGCGGGGACACCACCGTCGTGGACGCCTACCTCTCGCCGATCCTGCGGCGGTACGTCGACGAGGTCGCCGACGAACTCCGCTCCATCCGGCTGATGTTCATGCAGTCCAACGGCGGGCTGCGCGAGGCCGCCCACTTCCGTGGCAAGGACGCCGTCCTGTCAGGGCCGGCCGGCGGAGTCGTCGGGATGGCCCGCACCTCCGAGCAGGCCGGGCACGGCCGGGTCATCGGCTTCGACATGGGCGGCACATCCACCGATGTGTCGCACTACGCGGGCGAGTTCGAGCGCGAACTCGGCACACAGGTCGCGGGCGTACGGATGCGCGCCCCGATGATGAACATCCACACGGTCGCCGCCGGCGGCGGCTCGGTCCTCCACTTCGACGGCCGGCGCTACCGCGTGGGCCCGGACTCCGCCGGCGCCGTACCCGGACCCGCCTGCTACCGGCGCGGCGGGCCGCTCACCGTCACCGACGCCAATGTGATGCTCGGCCGCGTCCAGCCCGCCCACTTCCCCGCCGTGTTCGGCCCGGACGGCGACCAGCCGCTCGACGCCGACGTCGTACGGGAGCGCTTCACCGCCCTCGCCGAGGAGGTGGGCAAGGCGACCGGCACCGAGCCGACCCCCGAGGACGTCGCCGCCGGATTCCTGGAGATCGCCGTCCTCAACATGGCGAACGCCGTCAAGAAGATCTCCGTCCAGCGCGGCCACGACGTCACCCGCTACGCCCTGACCAGCTTCGGCGGCGCGGGCGGCCAGCACGCCTGCGCCGTCGCGGACGCGCTCGGCATCGACACCGTCATCGTGCCGCCGCTCGCCGGGGTCCTCTCCGCGTACGGCATCGGCCTCGCCGACGCGACCGCCATGCGCGAGCAGTCGGTCGAGGCCGAGCTGAACGACGCCACCCTGCACCGGGTCGAGGAGCTCTGCGGCGAACTCGCCGACCGCACCCGCGCGGAACTCCGCGAGGACGCCGTGCCCGACGAGGCGATCACCACCCATGCACGCGTGCTCGTCCGCTACGCAGGCACGGACACGGCCCTGCCGGTGCCGCTCGGCGCGGCCGCCGGGATGCGGGAGGAGTTCGAGTCCGTCCACCGGGCGAGGTACGCGTTCACGATGGACAAGCCGCTCGTCGTGGAGGCGGTGTCGGTGGAGGCGGTGGGGACGGCGGGTCCCCACGGGTCGGTGGCCGTCGAGGAGGCCGCGCAGAGCGACGCAGGACCCCAGGTGCGGGCAACCGTGCCGATGTTCGTCGACGGCGGCCGGACGGACACCCCGCTGCACCGGCGCGAGGAGCTGTCTCCGGGCGACGCCGTCGAGGGGCCGGCGATCATCGCCGAGGCCGACGCGACGACCGTCGTCGACCCGGGCTGGCGAGCGGCGGTGGGTGAGGGCGGGCACCTGCTGCTCACGCGTGTGGTGCCGCGCCCCGGCCGGGTGGCCGTGGGCACCGACGTCGACCCGGTGCTGCTGGAGGTCTTCAACAATCTCTTCATGGCGATCGCCGAGCAGATGGGCGTCCGCCTGGAGAACACCGCGCACTCCGTCAACATCAAGGAGCGGCTCGACTTCTCCTGCGCCCTCTTCGACGCCGAGGGCAATCTCATCGCCAACGCCCCCCATATCCCCGTGCATCTGGGCTCGATGGGGGAGTCCATCAAGGAAGTGCTGCGGCGCAACGCCGGTGAGCTGCGACCCGGCGATGTATACGCGATCAACGACCCGTACCACGGCGGTACCCATCTGCCCGATGTCACCGTCGTGACACCCGTCTTCGGGGACGACGGCGGCCGGTTGCGCTTCCTGGTGGCATCGCGCGGGCATCACGCCGAGATCGGCGGCATCACCCCGGGGTCCATGCCCGCCTTCAGCCGCACGATCGACGAGGAAGGCGTCCTCTTCGACAACTGGCTTCTCGTACGGGACGGCCGGTTGCGGGAGGCCGAGACGCGGGCGCTGCTGACCGGCGCACCGCACCCGTCCCGGGACCCCGACACCAACCTCGCCGACCTGCGCGCCCAGATCGCGGCCAACGAGAAGGGCATCGCCGAACTCGAGCGGATGGTGGACGAGTTCGGCCTCGACGTCGTCCAGGCGTACATGGGCCATGTACGGAGCAACGCCGAGGAGTCGGTGCGCCGCATCGTCGCCGAGCTGGACGACGGCTCGTACCGCTACGAGACCGACGGCGGCGCGATCGTCCAGGTCGCCCTGCGCGTGGACCGGGAGGCCCGCAGCGCGGTGCTCGACTTCACGGGTACGTCGCCGCAGCAGCCCGGCAACGCCAACGCCCCCAAGTCCGTGGTGATGGCGGCGGTCCTCTATGTCTTCCGGACGCTCGTCACCGAGGACATCCCGCTGAACAGCGGCTGTCTGGAGCCGATCGAGGTACGGGTCCCGGAGGGCTCGATGCTCGCCCCGGCCTACCCGGCCGCGACGGTGGCGGGCAACGTCGAGACCTCGCAGGCCGTCACCGGAGCGCTCTACGCGGCACTCGGAGTCCAGGCCGAGGGCTCCGGCACCATGAACAACGTCACCTTCGGCAACGACCGTGTGCAGTACTACGAGACCGTCGCGAGCGGCTCCGGCGCGGGCGACGGCTTCGACGGCACCGATGCCGTCCAGACCCATATGACCAACTCGCGGCTGACCGACCCGGAGATCCTGGAGTGGCGCTACCCGGTGCGCGTCGACGCCTTCTCGGTCCGTGGGGACAGCGGCGGCGCGGGCCGCTGGCACGGCGGCTGCGGTGTGGTGCGCCGGATCCGCTTCCTGGAGCCGATGACCGTGGCCCTGCTCACCGGCCATCGGCGGGTCCAGCCGTACGGCATGGCAGGCGGCCGCCCCGGCGCGCTGGGCGCCAACGCGGTGGAGCGTGCGGACGGCACGGTCGAGGAACTCCAGGGAGTGGACTCGGTGGACGTCGCTCCCGGTGATGTCCTCGTCGTCCGCACCCCGGGCGGCGGGGGCTACGGCGCCCCGGAGGACCGGCCCGGCCCGGCTGCCGGGACGAAGCGCACCGGCGTGCCCGGCGCCGCCTGA
- a CDS encoding glycosyltransferase: MTGTGAAHGTAGLRIVRLANFVTPASGGLRTALRELGRGYLAAGHDPVLVVPGDVESDVMTDQGRVITLPGPVLPGTGGYRVLANRTRLRDILEELAPDRLEVSDRTTLRWTGEWARRRRIPSVMVSHETADGVLRTWGVPEAFAERAADRLNRRSAWSYSRIVCTTEFAEREFVRIGAGNVVRAPLGVELERCRPGRRSKVLRARYAEGAEVLLLMCSRLSVEKRPGMALDALAALRRRGVRAALVVAGEGPLRSGLARRAQDARLPVHFLGHVGDREALADLQASADICLAPGPAETFGLSALEALACGTPVVSSASSALPEVIGDAGAAAPDTPEAFAEAIRELLARPEAARRKAARARAELYSWESAVAAFLSAHDAPARIAGHPEVAA, translated from the coding sequence ATGACCGGCACCGGCGCGGCCCACGGCACCGCCGGGCTGCGGATCGTACGCCTCGCGAACTTCGTCACGCCCGCCTCCGGCGGCCTGCGCACGGCCCTCAGGGAGCTCGGCCGTGGCTACCTGGCGGCCGGGCACGATCCGGTGCTCGTCGTACCGGGCGACGTGGAGAGCGACGTGATGACCGACCAGGGACGGGTCATCACCCTCCCCGGTCCCGTCCTGCCGGGCACCGGCGGATACCGCGTCCTCGCCAACCGCACCCGGCTGCGCGACATCCTGGAGGAGCTCGCCCCCGACCGGCTCGAGGTCTCCGACCGCACCACGCTGCGGTGGACGGGCGAGTGGGCGCGCCGGCGCCGCATCCCCTCGGTGATGGTCTCCCACGAGACGGCCGACGGTGTGCTGCGGACCTGGGGGGTGCCGGAGGCGTTCGCCGAACGCGCCGCCGACCGGCTCAACCGGCGCAGTGCCTGGTCGTACTCGCGGATCGTGTGCACCACGGAGTTCGCGGAGCGGGAGTTCGTCCGGATCGGCGCAGGCAACGTGGTGCGCGCGCCGCTCGGGGTGGAACTGGAGCGCTGCCGTCCGGGCCGGCGCAGCAAGGTGCTGCGTGCCCGGTACGCGGAGGGCGCCGAGGTGCTGCTCCTGATGTGCTCCCGGCTGTCCGTCGAGAAGCGCCCGGGCATGGCGCTCGACGCGCTGGCCGCGCTGCGCAGGCGCGGTGTCCGAGCGGCTCTGGTCGTGGCAGGGGAAGGCCCGCTGCGCAGCGGGCTGGCCCGGCGCGCCCAGGACGCCCGGCTGCCGGTCCACTTCCTCGGGCACGTCGGCGACCGCGAGGCCCTCGCGGACCTCCAGGCATCGGCCGACATCTGCCTGGCGCCCGGGCCCGCGGAGACCTTCGGGCTGTCCGCGCTGGAGGCCCTGGCCTGCGGGACACCGGTGGTGTCCAGCGCCTCCTCCGCCCTTCCCGAGGTCATCGGCGACGCGGGAGCTGCCGCCCCCGACACCCCGGAGGCGTTCGCGGAGGCGATCCGGGAGCTGCTGGCCCGCCCCGAAGCCGCCCGGCGCAAGGCCGCCCGCGCCCGCGCGGAGCTCTACAGCTGGGAGAGCGCGGTCGCCGCGTTCCTCTCCGCCCACGACGCCCCCGCCCGTATAGCCGGTCACCCGGAGGTCGCGGCATGA
- a CDS encoding glycosyltransferase family 4 protein yields the protein MRVVIVTESFPPDVNGVAHCALQTARHLADRGHDPLVIAPAVAGHGPDNEAPCPVVRVPSIPLPGYPQVRVALPSRRLATALTAHRADVVHLASPFVLGVRGMTAAAKLGLPAVAVYQTDLAGYARTYMGAGEATAWRRIRTVHTAADRTLAPSTAALRDLEEHGIPRVRLWPRGVDTVRFRPELRDEALRRELAPNGETIVGYVGRLAPEKCVELLAGACGLPGVKVVVVGDGPSSPSLREALPGAVFMGRRTGDDLARIFASLDVFAHTGPYETFCQTVQEAMASGVPVIAPAAGGPLDLVDHGRTGLLVPARDTAAVTQAVATLVADPARREAYGRAGRAMVEGRTWAAVGDQLLDHYAEVLRERTAVAA from the coding sequence ATGCGTGTCGTCATCGTCACCGAATCCTTCCCGCCAGACGTCAATGGTGTGGCGCACTGCGCCCTGCAGACCGCCCGGCATCTCGCCGACCGCGGTCATGATCCACTCGTTATCGCCCCGGCCGTCGCCGGGCATGGGCCCGACAACGAAGCGCCCTGCCCGGTGGTCCGCGTGCCGTCCATCCCGCTGCCCGGCTATCCGCAGGTCCGTGTGGCCCTGCCCAGCCGGCGGCTGGCCACTGCGCTCACCGCGCACCGCGCCGATGTCGTCCATCTCGCCAGCCCCTTCGTGCTCGGGGTGCGCGGCATGACGGCGGCGGCGAAGCTCGGGCTGCCCGCCGTCGCCGTCTACCAGACCGACCTCGCCGGTTACGCCCGTACGTACATGGGCGCGGGCGAGGCCACGGCCTGGCGACGTATCCGTACCGTCCACACCGCGGCGGACCGGACCCTCGCGCCCTCCACCGCGGCCCTGCGCGACCTGGAGGAGCACGGCATCCCGCGCGTGCGGCTGTGGCCGCGCGGCGTGGACACCGTCCGCTTTCGGCCCGAGCTGCGGGACGAGGCGCTGCGCCGCGAACTCGCCCCCAACGGCGAGACGATCGTCGGCTACGTCGGCCGCCTCGCGCCCGAGAAGTGCGTCGAGCTGCTCGCCGGCGCCTGCGGGCTGCCGGGCGTCAAGGTCGTGGTCGTCGGCGACGGGCCCAGCAGTCCCTCGCTGCGCGAGGCGCTCCCCGGAGCCGTGTTCATGGGCCGCCGCACCGGCGACGACCTCGCGCGGATCTTCGCCTCGCTCGACGTCTTCGCGCACACGGGCCCGTACGAAACCTTCTGCCAGACCGTGCAGGAGGCCATGGCCAGCGGAGTGCCCGTCATCGCCCCGGCCGCCGGCGGTCCGCTGGACCTCGTCGACCACGGCCGTACGGGACTCCTCGTCCCGGCCCGCGACACCGCGGCGGTCACCCAGGCGGTGGCCACCCTGGTCGCCGACCCGGCGCGCCGGGAGGCGTACGGACGGGCCGGCCGCGCCATGGTCGAGGGCCGCACCTGGGCCGCCGTCGGCGACCAGCTCCTCGACCACTACGCGGAGGTGCTGCGGGAGCGCACGGCGGTGGCGGCATGA